CTAGACGAATATTAACCCACATGCACAAGAAGAACTCAGATCAAACGTACAGGATAGCGCCGCTTCTCAGGCTCAATATACTCGAGGGCAACCGGGAAGTGAATGAGATACAGATCGATATATCCAAGACCCCACGCCTCATTCTGGGACTTGGCAAAAGCAAGGGCATGTTCTTTCGCGTGGTAGTTATTCCAAAGCTTCGTGGTGATAAAGATATCCTCACGCTTCACAAGTCCCTCCTTGATAGCGCGCTGGATACCTTGGCCCGCTTCCTTTTCGTTTTGGTAATCGTATGCTCCGTCGAAGAGTCTGTATCCGGACTTGATGGCCTATATGGTTGTTAATACAGTTGAATCGTGAAGAAGTACGGGTTCTCACATTGTAGACTGTCTCAGCTGCTTGGTCGGCGGGAACTTTCCAGAGGCCAAAGCCAACCAAGGGCATTTCGTGGCCAGATGCGAGCTTGACGGTAGAGGGAGCCATTATGAGTGATGTAAGATTCAAGATGTGACCGGTGGTGAGAAaagataaagaggaggaaacgAAACTCGGagagagcttcttgagctgctcTCTTATCCATTTTGGCCTCTCCAGTCTCCGCTTGACGAATACCTCGAAACATCTGTCATGATAGTATCAAAACTGATTGACTACTGACCCAAATCATATACAGTAGCATGATCCCTGCCGTTTCCCGACGCTTAGTTATTCCTCATTTGGTAATATTTGTGAAGCTAACGAGTCAAGATCGGCTCCGAAAACCCCATGTCATACCCCATCTCCCCAGGTCCCACCCCACGTAAAGGCTTCAACTTTCCCACTTCGGAGTTACAGTCTTTTTCATATAAACACTTTATTTGCCATGGGAGACGCTGATAATGAGGCAAAGACCCGCTTGAAGAGAACGAGGACAGGGTGTTTCAAGTGCAGGGTGCGAAGACGAAAATGTAAGTCAATGATCTAATTGCCAGGGTGGACACTTACTAATTCTACCTCAGGCGATGAAGGGAAACCTTCGTGTCAACGCTGTGTTGATGGTGGATTCGAGTGTCAGTATGGCACCAAGTTGTCATTTCTTCAAAAGAATGCAAAGACGTCTTCGGGGTCTCGTAACGCAAAACAATCGTATGCTAAGCTGAGGGTATGTTGATCGAGGACTTCCATTGTTACATGTCTGCTAACATAAGAACTAGTTTGTTGTACCAGAAACAGCAACTAAATCTGGTACACATGTACAGCATAACGAATTCGTCTCGAGCGAGCCTGAGAAGACCGAGGGTTCATCTATAGAGGTAGATGCGACTGCTGCAGCGCAGGAGAATacttctcaacaccaagaacccTCGCAACAAACAAAACCGCCTGTTCAGCCTCCGCCACCAGCGATAATCAGCCCCAGCGTTGAAACTTACGTCACATCccatcaagctccttctcaTAGTCTACAAGACTCTGTAGACTTCAATATCGTTATTTCGCCTTCCAATGCAGCGTATGAAACTGCCCTCGACGGACTCCTCGCTCTAGGTAACGATCACTATGTATCCCCTTCAGCACCTACAGTATCTCAAACCGGCACCGATGGGGGACTGTTCGGACAGCTTCCACAGAATGCGCAATTCGAAGTGAGCGATAAGCCTCGTGGAGATGTCTTCCCCAATTGTCTTCATATGCCACAGGATCGTGCTGTTGAGCTGCTACGACACTACAGATACAATATTGCGCCTTGGGTAAAGTTGTCCCCTCTTGTCTCTGGGAACTATCTAACATGTCTCGCAGCTTGATATCAACGATCCTGACCAGACCTTTGGTTTGTTTGTCCCACGTGTTGCTATGGACTCTATTTATGTTCTTGAttctctcctctcccttTCTTTGGAAACTCTTGGAAATCGTACCCAGCTTGATCCAAATGAACAGCCCTTATTACCTGATACAAGCACTTCTAGCATCGAAATCCTTTGCCGCGTGCTGGTCTTCACCTTTACCACCCTCCGCCGACAGTTCGCCACACAACCAACCTCCTGGTTAAGCCCGTCAAAGAGTACTGGCTATGAGACAATCAACTCGACTCCTTTCCAATTACATCACCCCACTGCCGCGCTGGCTGTGTCTTGGATGGTTCTACGCCTGGGTTAGTTCTCGTCTCATAAATTTCAAGGCAACTTCTAACGAGTTCAGGTGTTTCTGTCGGTCTTATGAACGGCTCTTCAGTCCCTATACCCTCCATCGTCTCTTGCGAAGTTTCTTCACCTATAGGCATGTTGAGTAGAGAACCACTCAGATGCGGGCGAGAACCTGTTCTTTTGTGTGCCGAGGTCCTGAATTATTGCTTCGGGGGTGATATTCAAACTGATCCTGACACGATCCGCCTTCCGGCCGCCCACAGATGGAAAGCATTTTCTGAAGCTCTTCACAAGTGGTACGCAAACCGTCCCACGGACTTCAAACCCATGCTCGAGACTGAAGACGGCGAACAACTCTTCCCTCTGGTGCTCTTTACCAATGGGGCAGCGATCTTGGCAAACCAGTTGTACCATACATCGATGCTGTTGCTCCTACAGAATCGGCCACGTACTCTCCCGAAGGAGCATGGTCGAAACATCTATCTGTCACCACTATGGCATGCTCAGCGAATCTGTGGTATCAGCCTGAACAATGACACGCGGACCAGCTGGGACTTTAGTTTGTTGGCGTCTTTTTATTTTGCTGCTAAGCGGATGACTTATGAGCCCCAGCAGCATGCTATTCTGCGTGGGATTGATCGCATTGGGTCTTTGACAGGATGGAATGTGAATTCATTATCAGCGCAACTGATGCATGAGTGGCAGCCAGATTGAGAACGCTGGTTGTTTGAGTAAGTTTCGTCTTTTTGTATATATGCTTTTAAGCTTGAGGACCGGTGTATCTATTGGTCATGATTTTAGCTGCCAGCCCTATATATCGTTAGAGAATAGAGTATTACTTGTTAACTTTCTATGTACATGATTTCAACAACTACCTAGGTGGTATATATTTAACAATCAAGGAGCCTAACGCATCCAAAGCTATGTATTCTTAAGACTGAGTTGACATACTCTAAGCCTATCATAAACAAAGTAAGTTTGATTTATTAATACTTCTTTCTTATATGGTCAGGTCAGCTAAGGTCCTCTTTGTGGCTCTTCACACATTTCCTTTCATTAATGTTCCCGGCCTACATTGCAAGTCTCCCGTACCCATCTTTCACAAGACCATTTGAAGAGTGAGCCTATAATTTGACTCACCTTGGGGTGCTTCAAGAGATGCATAAATGGAACCTTACAAAAATCAATGTACCGTGGCGAATGGAGGTTTGAATGGAATTTGTTGACGTCCAGAATAGGCAACTTCAAGCCCTCCACTAGTCTTTGGGTGGAGAAGTGGGGAGACGATAACCTCCAAGCCTGTAATATACTGTAGAATACCATCTGTTACACGGACAATGTTGTATGCGAGTAAAATGGGGTGGAATGAGACAAAGATGGCCTTTATTTTCTCACTTGATACCTCTTTCACTCTTTCTTCGTTCCACAGTCCTCCTTGAacctttcttctcctcaaacCATCAATCAATCTTCGAGCTACATCCCATCACGATGTGTTCGCTGGCAGCCTCACAACCCCTCACCCATGATGCAACACCAGTAgttgatgagctcaaggtcaagctcaACGGCTATCCTAGCGATCTTCAAACTCTCAAGGCTCCCCTACCGAACCCATCCTTACAGGTCACGGCAGATCACAACTTGAAAAGAGTCGATGCGCCTGTGTATGCACCCAAGTCTGGCGAGGTTCTTCTTCACATCAAGGCCACTGGTATTTGCGGGTGAGATAAGGAATTATCAGTAGCAAGAGATATTGATCGCTGATTATTCGGACAGTTCTGATGTTCATTTTTGGAAAACAGGATGTATAGGTTCCCTTGTATTTGAGGGTGATTGTATCATTGGACATGAGGCCGCTGGTGTTGTGATTCGTGTTGGTGAGGATGTTACAGATCTCAAACCTGGTAAGcaaaaaaaagaggaaaatGAAGTATTGTTACTTATACGAATCTCTAGGCGACCGAGTGGCTGTTGAGCCTGGAGTTCCTTGCGGTCATTTCTTTCTGTGTAAAGACGGGCGATACAATCTCTGTGAAGATGTACAGTTCTCCGGGGGTCTACCCTTATGCAGGAACTCTGCAGCGATACAAGGTCATCCTGCCAAATGGCTTCATAAGTATGACAAAGTGGAATTTTGAGGCATGAAAGCATTGAGGAACTAATGACTTTCAGACTTCCCGATAGTGTCTCTTTCGCCGAGGGCGCCCTTCTCGAGCCCCTGAGCGTCGTCCTCCACGGCATAAACTCAGCCCCAATCACCTCGGAACGCCTGCTGTGATCTGTGGTGCTGGTCCTATTGGCCTTCTTGCTCTCGCCGCCGCGCGAGCTTCTGGAGCCCATCCCCTCGTCATCACGGATGTCGAACCCAAACGACTAGCTTTTGCAAAGGATTTCGTTCCCACAGCTATTACGTATCAAGTTGACATTAGCAAGAGCAACGAGCAGAATGGTAAGGCTGTGAGGAAGCTGTTCGGTGAGACAGAGTATGCTCAGCCTAGGGTTGTGTTTGAGTGTACCGGTATCGAAAGCAGTGTATGCTCCGCTGCGTATATGGTACGTCGTGGAGGTGTTCTCATGGTTGTCGGTGTTGGCAGGTCGATTATGAACAATCTGCCTTTCATGCATTTGTCTCTTGCTGAGGTGTGTAATCAAGACTGTTGGTGCTGAGGTGGGACACTAATGATAGGTTACAGATTCAACTTCGATTCATCAACAGATACAAGGATACCTGGCCTGCAGGTATTGCGTGTATTGAGGGGGGCTTAATAGATGCGAAGAAGTTGGTATCGCATGTTTTTCCTCTGGAACAGGCTCTTGAAGGATTGACTTTATCGGCAGACCCTAAGAATGGGTGCATCAAGGTGCAAATTGTGGATGAGACCGAGACAACGTATTTTTAGGAGATTTAGCGGTAGCCGTTGGGACCAAAACAAGATCTTGTCATGACGCTCCTTGTTTTTGTTGGCTTTCGAAGTTCACGATAAATCCTATTCAGGCAGTATTGTGCCTATAGTTAATTCAGTGAATTAACTGCACTTCAAATAAGCCCACTACCTCGTCTTGGTGCATAAATATTTCTTCTGCAAACATTAATGCTCTTAAAGTACAAGTTCAAGACTTATTATCCTGCGATTTGGCTTCAATACCATACGAAATTAAGATAGTATTGTGCAGCTACCCTATAAATTTAGGCGTAGGTCCCGTCTATGGATCCATGATACTGGGATCGTATTAGTGGAGCAGGCACTGAAACAATTCATTGACCGCCACATCTTCAACGGCCTTGTGTTGTACAATAATAGACCTCTAGAATTTTAATTTCAATCGTCTTTTATACAATTAGTGGAGTCCATATTCACAACTTGACATCGTAACGCTCACAGCCCAAGCCTTCCCGTCTTCTCATCCGTCTCAGCTCCAGTTAGCTACAACCATGCCCTGGCTGCCGAGCCCACTAAGCCTCAGCGATCCCAGCGCCAAGTTGGTGTGATGACGTCGCATTCTTCATCGGAAAGGGGGCATCTGACATGGTATTTCGGCCTCTTACTCGTCGTTGCCTGGGCCAAATCTGGGGATGAGGGTGTCGACATGGAACAAGGCTGAGCATTTTAGTTGCCAACCCGCCTACTTGTGTAAATATATAGTAGTTAGAGCTCTTTTGCTTGTAAGAACGTCAGCAGTCTTGTTCCATGTGAAGCGCCTGCTCTTCGTTCTTTACTTGTTGTCACGCGACAGTAGCTCAGACGTCAGTTGTCTTGCTTCCATATTCGGGCTCATATCTAAGTGCCTTAGTAGGTAGCTAAACAAGGACAGGCCAACACCTCGAGTCTCCCAACGTCAACCTACCACTTCCAACAACTATTTCGATTCTCAATGAAAACCTGCTAAAACCTCACATACATCCATAGCATCGCCACTATGGGTGCAACTCAGTACTATCGCTCTCAGATTGGCGAAGAATCCGTCATCGACTACTCTCATACCGACTTCcccttcaagcttctcgcCAAGGACGTATACTATTTCTTTGTTTATGTATGGGCACTGCCATGGGTCATCTGGCCTGTCTATCCCTTCAAATGCAAGGTTTTTGATGAGCTCTATCCATCCCCTCAGAACGTATTCTGCGTCGTCGTTCACTTGgttctcttcttcctgcagCTAGGGTTCATCATAGCCCTACCATTCTCTATTGTGTTTCCAGTCTGGATGGCGGCAACAGGTATTGCTGGTTTCATGTTTACCAACTGGCTCATCTGTAAGCTTCTCAATGGTAGTAAGGAAACTTATACCTCGGATGAAAAGTTCGCCAAGGCTCGGCCTGAGCACGCCCATGAACAATGGGTTTTCTTGAACGGCGTTGCTGTTGGGTATGATAATCTCAAACTAAAACATGGTATTCTCCACTGACAAGATTATAGAGACCATTGGATGCAGTCAAACCTGAACCGACTTGCACTGACTTTCGGCCGGCCTATTCTTGGCATTCATAACCAGACTCGCGGAATAATatttgatgttgttgaatgCCTGATACAGCGCAATTTTGGCTACGCAACTGGGGATGTCAGAATTTGCTTCAGACTTCTCAAAGACATCCTCTATGATGAAAGCAAGTCCAAAGTCGTGTTCGTGCTACACTCCCAAGGAGGA
This genomic stretch from Fusarium oxysporum f. sp. lycopersici 4287 chromosome 5, whole genome shotgun sequence harbors:
- a CDS encoding alcohol dehydrogenase (At least one base has a quality score < 10), with amino-acid sequence MCSLAASQPLTHDATPVVDELKVKLNGYPSDLQTLKAPLPNPSLQVTADHNLKRVDAPVYAPKSGEVLLHIKATGICGSDVHFWKTGCIGSLVFEGDCIIGHEAAGVVIRVGEDVTDLKPGDRVAVEPGVPCGHFFLCKDGRYNLCEDVQFSGGLPLCRNSAAIQGHPAKWLHKYDKCLFRRGRPSRAPERRPPRHKLSPNHLGTPAVICGAGPIGLLALAAARASGAHPLVITDVEPKRLAFAKDFVPTAITYQVDISKSNEQNGKAVRKLFGETEYAQPRVVFECTGIESSVCSAAYMVRRGGVLMVVGVGRSIMNNLPFMHLSLAEIQLRFINRYKDTWPAGIACIEGGLIDAKKLVSHVFPLEQALEGLTLSADPKNGCIKVQIVDETETTYF